The Ciconia boyciana chromosome 2, ASM3463844v1, whole genome shotgun sequence genome has a segment encoding these proteins:
- the HUS1 gene encoding checkpoint protein HUS1 isoform X1, translated as MRFRAKIVDLACLNHFSRVTNTIAKLAKTCTLRLTVSKLYFILSDKVANGGVSMWCELSQGNFFDEFQIEGVAVEHNEIYLELVPENLSRALKTAQGAKAVKIKLTNKHCPCLRVAVELPSLSSSSRIVTHDIPVGVIPRRLWNDFREPSVPDFDVSVYLPVLKTMKSVVERMKNLSNSIVIEANLSGEMNLKIETDLVSVTTHFKDLGNPPWASEDGCQSSAQGRDLESMAEARIDIKKLQQLLAGQQVNPTKALCNIVSKRIVHFILLHEDVSLQYFIPALA; from the exons aTGCGATTTCGGGCTAAGATCGTGGATCTCGCCTGCCTCAACCACTTCAGCC GTGTAACTAACACAATCGCCAAGTTAGCCAAGACGTGCACCCTGCGCCTTACTGTCAGCAAGCTGTATTTCATCCTCTCCGATAAAGTAGCAAATGGAGGTGTCAGTATGTGGTGTGAGCTGAGCCAG GGGAATTTCTTCGATGAATTTCAGATAGAAGGAGTAGCTGTGGAGCACAATGAAATCTATTTAGAGTTGGTGCCTGAGAACCTGTCGAGAGCATTAAAAACTGCCCAGGGTGCTAAGGCAGTGAAGATCAAGTTGACTAACAAACACTGTCCTTGTCTCAGAGTTGCTGTGGAGCTA CCATCCTTATCAAGCAGCAGTAGGATTGTAACACATGACATTCCTGTGGGGGTTATTCCCAGAAGATTATGGAATGACTTCAGAGAGCCCAGTGTGCCAGACTTTGAT GTCAGTGTTTACCTACCAGTGCTGAAAACAATGAAGAGTGTTGTGGAGAGAATGAAGAATCTCAGCAATTCCATT GTGATTGAAGCAAACTTGAGTGGAGAAATGAACTTGAAAATAGAAACTGACTTAGTATCTGTaacaacacattttaaagacttAGGAAATCCTCCCTGGG CATCAGAGGATGGATGTCAAAGTTCTGCTCAAGGCAGAGATCTGGAAAGCATGGCTGAGGCACGCATAGACATcaagaagctgcagcagctgcttgctgGACAGCAGGTCAATCCCACAAAAGCATTGTGCA ATATTGTAAGTAAAAGAATTGTCCACTTCATCTTGCTCCATGAGGATGTTTCGCTTCAGTATTTTATTCCGGCACTTGCCTGA
- the HUS1 gene encoding checkpoint protein HUS1 isoform X2, with protein sequence MRFRAKIVDLACLNHFSRVTNTIAKLAKTCTLRLTVSKLYFILSDKVANGGVSMWCELSQGNFFDEFQIEGVAVEHNEIYLELVPENLSRALKTAQGAKAVKIKLTNKHCPCLRVAVELVSVYLPVLKTMKSVVERMKNLSNSIVIEANLSGEMNLKIETDLVSVTTHFKDLGNPPWASEDGCQSSAQGRDLESMAEARIDIKKLQQLLAGQQVNPTKALCNIVSKRIVHFILLHEDVSLQYFIPALA encoded by the exons aTGCGATTTCGGGCTAAGATCGTGGATCTCGCCTGCCTCAACCACTTCAGCC GTGTAACTAACACAATCGCCAAGTTAGCCAAGACGTGCACCCTGCGCCTTACTGTCAGCAAGCTGTATTTCATCCTCTCCGATAAAGTAGCAAATGGAGGTGTCAGTATGTGGTGTGAGCTGAGCCAG GGGAATTTCTTCGATGAATTTCAGATAGAAGGAGTAGCTGTGGAGCACAATGAAATCTATTTAGAGTTGGTGCCTGAGAACCTGTCGAGAGCATTAAAAACTGCCCAGGGTGCTAAGGCAGTGAAGATCAAGTTGACTAACAAACACTGTCCTTGTCTCAGAGTTGCTGTGGAGCTA GTCAGTGTTTACCTACCAGTGCTGAAAACAATGAAGAGTGTTGTGGAGAGAATGAAGAATCTCAGCAATTCCATT GTGATTGAAGCAAACTTGAGTGGAGAAATGAACTTGAAAATAGAAACTGACTTAGTATCTGTaacaacacattttaaagacttAGGAAATCCTCCCTGGG CATCAGAGGATGGATGTCAAAGTTCTGCTCAAGGCAGAGATCTGGAAAGCATGGCTGAGGCACGCATAGACATcaagaagctgcagcagctgcttgctgGACAGCAGGTCAATCCCACAAAAGCATTGTGCA ATATTGTAAGTAAAAGAATTGTCCACTTCATCTTGCTCCATGAGGATGTTTCGCTTCAGTATTTTATTCCGGCACTTGCCTGA